One stretch of Corallococcus soli DNA includes these proteins:
- a CDS encoding AAA family ATPase — protein sequence MGPSWGESLKRLDALLIQVCDLEEARASKLRGEEESGWDAVRATVRTPSAELAFSAALPETPLLGISPPLPFARLRASLRVDAVEEEALLLLLAAHLEPRYPRLFAVLQDDTAQGWNVERLLLTVLGRTPARAQRLLASLTDSGLLVGGGLLQTGLGAFPPMLRPVDLAPEVREALLELPRPSVLGDIALEWHGAEALHPPESRAAGSFAVVHGEGERLGVALEVAAEAGTALVVARWTGAPESTHAARALWRMASVRGALLAVDLAGCERGVTLSVTETLSGLCSRFGGRALVLCDSAQPVAVAHHEAPALGFTQRRALWCEEAAARGLSLDEADAGRLASSFRGGLQEIRGAFDAAPGGGADALRAAASRRIQVPLRHGYRLETSRTFADLVVRDTTREALERLLFYVAQRDRVAEERGLLRRFRLHTGPVALFSGRSGTGKTLAAEVIAHAVGRPLYVVDLSRLVSKYVGETEKNIDEVLSNGERAGAVLFFDEADSLFSARTEVSNANDRFANLEVGFLLQRIERHDGLIILATNLQTAIDEAFLRRFHARIEFPFPEVEERRRIWELMLPDGVPREGTLDLAGLAQRHRLAGGDIRNAALKGIFLAEQAGAPLCQEHLERAVALELYELGRLSRRAEAESPGDAGTRLRRVAEVFQEALDTQLRQHFLKEIHILHGSPTREALAGKRPAVSLALYRLAVTQNGALRLGLIVSAWSNRAEEEHELLGVLHGLLTRGLPHELDGRKLTPRVQESYDFDLLHRFWSSHGHPIRASLVLDVEMA from the coding sequence ATGGGACCGTCTTGGGGGGAGTCGCTGAAGCGGCTGGATGCGCTGCTGATCCAGGTCTGCGACCTGGAGGAAGCGCGTGCCTCGAAGCTCCGGGGCGAGGAGGAGAGCGGCTGGGACGCGGTGCGCGCCACCGTGCGGACGCCCTCCGCGGAGCTCGCCTTCAGCGCGGCGCTTCCGGAGACGCCGCTGCTGGGGATTTCGCCTCCCCTGCCCTTCGCCCGGCTGCGGGCGTCGCTGCGCGTGGACGCGGTGGAGGAGGAGGCCCTGTTGCTGCTGCTCGCGGCGCACCTGGAGCCGCGCTACCCGCGCCTGTTCGCCGTGCTCCAGGACGACACCGCGCAGGGCTGGAACGTGGAGCGGCTGCTGCTCACCGTCCTGGGACGCACGCCCGCGCGCGCGCAGCGACTGCTGGCGTCGCTGACGGACAGCGGCCTCCTGGTGGGCGGGGGGCTCCTCCAGACGGGCCTGGGGGCCTTTCCTCCCATGCTCCGCCCCGTGGACCTGGCGCCGGAGGTCCGCGAAGCCCTGCTGGAGCTGCCCCGCCCGTCCGTGCTGGGCGACATCGCCCTGGAGTGGCACGGCGCGGAGGCGCTGCATCCTCCGGAGTCGCGAGCCGCCGGTTCGTTCGCCGTGGTGCATGGCGAAGGCGAACGCCTGGGCGTGGCGCTGGAGGTCGCGGCGGAGGCCGGTACGGCCCTGGTCGTCGCCCGGTGGACGGGGGCCCCGGAGTCGACGCACGCGGCCCGGGCGCTGTGGCGCATGGCGTCCGTGCGCGGGGCGCTCCTGGCGGTGGACCTGGCCGGGTGCGAGCGCGGCGTCACGCTCTCCGTCACCGAAACCCTCTCAGGGTTGTGCTCACGGTTTGGCGGCCGGGCGCTGGTGCTCTGTGATTCCGCCCAGCCGGTCGCCGTGGCCCACCACGAGGCCCCGGCCCTGGGCTTCACGCAGCGGCGGGCCCTGTGGTGTGAAGAGGCCGCGGCGCGCGGACTGTCATTGGACGAGGCCGACGCCGGGCGGCTGGCCTCCAGCTTCCGGGGCGGGTTGCAGGAGATCCGTGGCGCGTTCGACGCGGCCCCCGGTGGCGGCGCGGACGCCCTTCGCGCCGCCGCGTCCCGGCGGATCCAGGTGCCGCTGCGCCATGGCTACCGGCTGGAGACGTCCCGCACGTTCGCGGACCTCGTGGTCCGGGACACCACCCGCGAGGCGCTGGAGCGGTTGCTGTTCTACGTGGCCCAGCGCGACCGCGTCGCCGAGGAGCGCGGACTGCTGCGCCGCTTCCGGCTCCACACCGGCCCCGTGGCGCTGTTCTCCGGACGTTCAGGCACGGGAAAGACATTGGCCGCGGAGGTCATCGCGCACGCGGTAGGCCGGCCGCTCTACGTCGTGGACCTGTCCCGGCTCGTCAGCAAGTACGTGGGCGAGACGGAGAAGAACATCGACGAGGTCCTCTCCAACGGCGAGCGCGCGGGGGCCGTGCTGTTCTTCGACGAGGCGGATTCGCTCTTCTCCGCCCGCACGGAGGTGAGCAACGCCAATGATCGCTTCGCCAACCTGGAGGTCGGCTTCCTCCTCCAGCGCATTGAGCGCCACGACGGCCTCATCATCCTGGCCACCAACCTGCAAACGGCCATCGATGAAGCCTTCCTGCGCCGCTTCCACGCGCGCATCGAGTTCCCCTTCCCGGAGGTCGAGGAGCGCCGCCGCATCTGGGAGCTGATGCTGCCGGACGGCGTGCCGCGCGAGGGGACGCTCGACCTCGCGGGGCTCGCGCAGCGGCACCGGCTGGCCGGCGGGGACATCCGCAACGCCGCCCTCAAGGGCATCTTCCTCGCCGAGCAGGCCGGGGCCCCGCTGTGCCAGGAGCACCTGGAGCGCGCCGTCGCGCTGGAGCTGTACGAGCTGGGCCGGCTGTCGCGCCGCGCGGAGGCGGAGAGTCCCGGCGACGCGGGCACCCGCCTGCGCCGCGTGGCGGAGGTGTTCCAGGAGGCGCTGGACACGCAGCTTCGCCAACACTTCCTCAAGGAGATCCACATCCTCCACGGCTCTCCCACCCGGGAGGCCCTGGCGGGGAAGCGGCCCGCGGTGTCGCTCGCGCTCTACCGGCTGGCCGTCACCCAGAATGGCGCCCTGCGGCTGGGCCTCATCGTCTCCGCCTGGTCCAACCGCGCCGAGGAGGAGCATGAGCTGCTCGGCGTCCTCCATGGACTGCTCACGCGCGGACTCCCCCATGAGCTGGATGGCCGCAAGCTCACCCCCCGCGTGCAGGAGAGCTACGACTTCGACCTCCTCCACCGCTTTTGGAGCAGTCACGGACATCCCATCCGGGCCTCCCTGGTGCTGGACGTGGAGATGGCCTAG
- a CDS encoding flavin reductase family protein, translated as MSQSGPEGVSALEFREAMSRWASGVAVVSVRDAEGVAATTVSSFSSLSLTPPLVVLALQQSSRTLKRVEAAGRFSVSILSTTQREISVRCSKGDSEGLAFDAGAFVQDSLAGLGCDVLDVHRYGDHLLLVGRVVGIQRGVEGDPLVYWNRGYRAVAAHPEPEPTRK; from the coding sequence ATGAGTCAGAGTGGTCCTGAAGGGGTGTCGGCCCTGGAGTTCCGGGAGGCGATGTCCCGGTGGGCGAGCGGGGTGGCGGTGGTCTCGGTTCGTGACGCGGAGGGTGTCGCGGCGACGACGGTCAGCTCCTTCAGCTCGCTGTCACTGACGCCGCCCCTGGTGGTGCTGGCCCTCCAGCAAAGCTCCCGGACGCTCAAGCGCGTGGAGGCCGCCGGGCGCTTCAGCGTGAGCATCTTGTCCACCACCCAGCGGGAGATCTCCGTCCGCTGTTCGAAGGGGGACTCGGAGGGTCTGGCGTTCGATGCTGGAGCCTTCGTGCAGGACAGCCTGGCTGGCCTGGGCTGCGATGTGTTGGATGTGCACCGTTACGGCGATCACCTGTTGCTGGTGGGACGCGTGGTGGGCATCCAGCGGGGCGTGGAAGGGGATCCGCTGGTCTACTGGAACCGGGGCTATCGCGCGGTCGCGGCGCATCCGGAGCCGGAGCCGACGCGGAAGTAG
- a CDS encoding superoxide dismutase yields MAFTLPELPYKKDALAPHISAETLEYHHGKHHNAYVTNLNKLIAGQPLESKSLIEIILASDGGVFNNSAQVWNHTFYWHCMAPNGGGEPRGELADAIKASFGSFEKFKEEFSNAAATQFGSGWAWLVQEKDGKLGIAKTGNADLPMKHGQKALLTIDVWEHAYYIDYRNLRPKYIETFLTSLVNWDFVTQNLKGTEVFKGDR; encoded by the coding sequence ATGGCGTTCACGTTGCCCGAGCTTCCGTACAAGAAGGACGCGCTGGCCCCGCACATCAGCGCGGAGACGCTGGAGTACCACCACGGCAAGCACCACAACGCGTATGTGACGAACCTGAACAAGCTCATCGCGGGCCAGCCCCTCGAGAGCAAGTCGCTCATCGAGATCATCCTCGCCAGCGACGGCGGCGTGTTCAACAACTCCGCCCAGGTGTGGAACCACACCTTCTACTGGCACTGCATGGCGCCCAACGGCGGCGGCGAGCCCCGGGGCGAGCTGGCGGACGCCATCAAGGCCTCCTTCGGCTCCTTCGAGAAGTTCAAGGAGGAGTTCTCCAACGCCGCCGCGACGCAGTTCGGCTCCGGCTGGGCGTGGCTGGTGCAGGAGAAGGACGGCAAGCTCGGCATCGCGAAGACGGGCAACGCCGACCTGCCGATGAAGCACGGCCAGAAGGCCCTGCTCACCATCGACGTCTGGGAGCACGCCTACTACATCGACTACCGGAACCTGCGCCCCAAGTACATCGAGACGTTCCTCACGAGCCTGGTGAACTGGGACTTCGTGACCCAGAACCTCAAGGGCACGGAAGTCTTCAAGGGCGACCGCTAG
- a CDS encoding jacalin-like lectin has translation MSYLDQPRINFAGSFQASPATINNTPNNYNPANYNSDSLKPENIELYWEPKGDSIFDLFKCAVTTVESPGVTTDPLEGLTVTALYANYPPKLVDLDPMQQNGSEIWGFTIMVGDFSGAYVQGLFTPVAFSGIWGNSQGPNTPRNSASGSAVYQSTLTHLKWNVGNSAVLQALQARSPNRLSIRMVVSGHNNGPQLYAFTPATFQTMQAQGVPAGVLDKITSLQDYVMNVDPQGNPLPPPAPGKGFIPTLSYVNSLLNQLLGQSVAGQYGPTILAAAQQPYAPWVDYGTNLPLSEQPLFAFNYGKMVGSIGPCLDEEPQLAVPARTLAPPVGSQSYAWWAQATLELEGSQPSLTIDLANSLPVRLPGRPLWAEKVGTLSLAYYTGSGATKTYTTIVPSIDYANPDFIDKHSGMLVITDFGAVDPRSLANLPLALRGTTLVKGSPVTQTLLEENSQGLSMRADQFIFRMNPGLPTTPAFQRGETATVDIHVRKFGSVVGTEQLNVSLNTLSPTAASAYTLGTLGTSGTNGINPGNVSTPEGKLVLSSNTVAVTGGKATVTLTGKDPGNPRGFVDGQVYFTTYGFTPPVPDYNQDPNDLVSVQIYQQTPITGTPTWLNGVGDILRQYGMLYPIMGRFQLWTYEGVVMNHAAISRVLGLDVSQPLHMPVSRDLSTIKCNLIQDWFNAGMPYELLGPVGGPGTGWNNMPAVNGWGPMTGLVVRSGDIIDAIQPLYGANAAPIQGGPGGTPTSINLTDDAIVSMTGFTGTYFGLPQVAQLTFKTAQGRTYGPFGTMRNVQGSQPFTLTVPAGTSIRSFFGTTVTHSGGTTYIASLGVSVQPL, from the coding sequence ATGAGCTACCTCGATCAGCCCCGCATCAACTTCGCAGGTTCGTTCCAGGCGTCGCCCGCCACCATCAACAACACGCCCAACAACTACAACCCGGCGAACTACAACTCGGACTCGCTCAAGCCGGAGAACATCGAGCTGTACTGGGAGCCCAAGGGCGACAGCATCTTCGACCTGTTCAAGTGCGCGGTGACCACCGTTGAGTCCCCCGGCGTGACGACGGACCCCCTTGAGGGGCTCACGGTCACGGCCCTGTATGCGAACTATCCCCCCAAGCTGGTCGACCTGGATCCCATGCAGCAGAATGGGAGTGAGATCTGGGGCTTCACCATCATGGTCGGCGACTTCAGCGGCGCCTATGTCCAGGGCCTCTTCACGCCGGTCGCGTTCAGTGGAATCTGGGGAAACTCCCAGGGGCCCAACACCCCGCGGAACTCCGCGAGCGGCTCCGCCGTCTATCAGTCGACGCTCACCCACCTGAAGTGGAACGTCGGCAACTCGGCGGTCCTCCAGGCGCTGCAGGCCCGCTCACCGAACCGCCTGTCCATCCGCATGGTGGTCAGCGGCCACAACAATGGCCCGCAGCTCTATGCCTTCACCCCCGCCACCTTCCAGACGATGCAGGCGCAGGGGGTCCCCGCAGGGGTCCTGGACAAGATCACGAGCCTCCAGGACTACGTGATGAACGTCGATCCGCAGGGCAACCCCCTCCCCCCTCCGGCTCCGGGGAAGGGCTTCATCCCGACGCTGAGCTACGTGAACAGCCTGCTCAATCAGCTCCTCGGCCAGAGCGTGGCGGGCCAGTACGGTCCGACCATCCTCGCCGCGGCCCAGCAGCCCTACGCGCCATGGGTCGACTACGGCACGAACCTGCCCCTGTCAGAGCAGCCGCTGTTCGCGTTCAACTACGGCAAGATGGTGGGCTCCATCGGGCCGTGCCTGGATGAAGAGCCCCAGCTCGCCGTGCCGGCGCGCACCCTGGCTCCGCCCGTGGGCTCGCAGTCCTATGCGTGGTGGGCCCAGGCCACGCTCGAGCTTGAAGGCAGCCAGCCCTCGTTGACCATCGACCTCGCCAACTCGCTGCCCGTGCGGCTGCCGGGGCGCCCGCTGTGGGCGGAGAAGGTCGGGACGTTGTCGCTCGCCTACTACACCGGCTCCGGCGCAACCAAGACGTACACGACCATCGTCCCTTCGATTGACTACGCCAATCCCGACTTCATCGACAAGCACTCCGGGATGCTGGTCATCACCGACTTCGGCGCCGTCGACCCCAGGAGCCTGGCGAACCTTCCGCTCGCGCTCCGGGGCACGACCCTCGTCAAGGGCAGCCCGGTGACCCAGACGCTGCTGGAGGAAAACTCCCAGGGGCTGAGCATGCGCGCGGACCAGTTCATCTTCCGCATGAACCCCGGCCTGCCGACCACGCCCGCCTTCCAGCGCGGAGAGACCGCCACCGTCGACATCCACGTGCGCAAGTTCGGCAGCGTCGTGGGGACGGAGCAGTTGAATGTCAGCCTGAACACCCTGAGCCCCACGGCCGCCTCCGCCTACACCCTTGGCACGCTGGGGACGTCCGGCACCAACGGCATCAACCCGGGAAACGTTTCGACGCCGGAGGGCAAGCTGGTCCTCTCCTCGAACACCGTCGCGGTCACCGGCGGCAAGGCCACCGTCACCCTCACCGGGAAGGATCCAGGCAACCCGCGAGGCTTCGTCGACGGGCAGGTCTACTTCACGACCTACGGCTTCACCCCGCCGGTCCCGGACTACAACCAGGACCCCAACGACCTCGTCAGCGTCCAGATCTACCAGCAGACGCCCATCACCGGCACGCCCACGTGGCTCAATGGCGTTGGCGACATCCTGCGGCAGTACGGGATGCTCTACCCCATCATGGGCCGCTTCCAGCTGTGGACCTATGAAGGGGTCGTGATGAACCACGCGGCCATCTCACGGGTCCTCGGCCTGGACGTCAGCCAGCCCCTGCACATGCCGGTGAGCCGCGACCTGTCGACCATCAAGTGCAACCTCATCCAGGACTGGTTCAACGCGGGCATGCCCTATGAGCTCCTGGGCCCCGTGGGGGGGCCGGGGACGGGCTGGAACAACATGCCCGCGGTCAATGGCTGGGGGCCGATGACGGGCCTCGTGGTGCGCTCGGGCGACATCATCGACGCCATCCAGCCCCTCTACGGCGCCAACGCGGCGCCCATCCAGGGGGGGCCGGGCGGGACGCCGACGTCCATCAACCTCACCGACGACGCCATCGTGTCGATGACCGGCTTCACGGGGACGTACTTCGGCCTGCCGCAGGTCGCGCAGCTCACCTTCAAGACCGCTCAGGGCAGGACGTACGGTCCCTTCGGGACGATGCGGAACGTCCAGGGCTCACAGCCCTTCACGCTCACCGTGCCCGCCGGGACTTCCATCCGGTCGTTCTTCGGGACGACGGTCACGCACTCGGGGGGGACGACGTACATCGCCTCGCTCGGGGTCAGCGTGCAGCCGCTCTGA